The following are from one region of the Natrinema sp. HArc-T2 genome:
- a CDS encoding transcriptional regulator produces MSRSALVGNVTAMLEDAGFAVSDRCAIRPKSFDIAARRGDDLILVKILANIDAFNEATGHEMRRLGTYLEATPLVIGLRSRDEDLKPDVVYFRHGVPVFSPDTAYNLFIENVPPLIYAAPGGLYVNIDGDLLADERQGKDWSLGQLASELGVSRRTVSKYEDGMNASVEVAMALEELFEAPLTSPVDVLEGADEVHESDATPDDPEADPDDEPVVAVFTRAGYSVHPTVRSPFTAVSEDEADSDIVLTGHSKFTKAAEKRARIMSSIGAVTRTRSVYVVDRAKQDSVDGTALVEREELTNLRNADELRDVIRERSEYEEAV; encoded by the coding sequence ATGTCCCGCTCCGCACTGGTCGGCAACGTGACCGCGATGTTAGAGGACGCGGGATTCGCGGTGAGCGATCGGTGTGCAATTCGACCGAAGAGTTTCGACATTGCCGCGCGACGTGGTGACGATCTGATCCTCGTCAAGATCCTCGCGAACATCGACGCGTTCAACGAGGCGACCGGCCACGAGATGCGTCGGCTTGGAACCTACCTCGAGGCAACGCCGCTGGTCATCGGACTCCGAAGCCGTGACGAGGACCTGAAACCGGACGTCGTCTATTTCCGACACGGCGTCCCTGTGTTCAGTCCCGATACGGCGTACAATCTGTTCATCGAAAACGTGCCGCCACTGATCTACGCTGCGCCCGGTGGCCTCTACGTCAACATCGACGGCGATCTGCTAGCCGACGAACGCCAGGGCAAAGACTGGAGTCTCGGCCAACTGGCCAGCGAACTTGGCGTCTCACGCCGGACTGTCTCGAAGTACGAAGACGGCATGAACGCCTCCGTCGAGGTCGCGATGGCGCTCGAGGAACTGTTCGAGGCGCCGCTGACGAGCCCGGTCGATGTCCTCGAGGGCGCCGACGAGGTCCACGAAAGCGACGCGACGCCGGACGATCCGGAGGCGGACCCGGACGACGAACCGGTCGTCGCCGTCTTCACGCGGGCCGGCTACAGCGTCCACCCGACGGTTCGCTCGCCGTTTACGGCAGTCAGCGAGGACGAAGCCGACAGCGACATCGTCCTGACGGGCCACTCGAAGTTCACGAAAGCCGCGGAAAAACGCGCCCGGATCATGAGTTCGATCGGGGCAGTCACCCGCACGCGATCGGTCTACGTCGTCGACCGCGCAAAGCAGGACTCCGTCGACGGCACGGCGCTGGTCGAACGCGAGGAGCTCACGAACCTCCGGAACGCCGACGAACTTCGAGACGTCATCCGGGAACGCTCGGAGTACGAAGAAGCGGTTTAA